The segment CTCTCCATGGACGTTAAGCGCGTGCCCCAGGCCGACGGCATTCTCAAGTGGCACGTGTTTACCCATGGCGGCCGCCGCCAGACCGACGGCGAGGCGGTGCCCTGGGCGATTGAGGGTGTGGAGCGCGGCGCAGGCGAGATCGTAGTCAACAGCATCGACGCCGACGGCACCCTGGCGGGCTACGACCTGGAACTCCTCGCCGACGTGTGCGCCGCCGTGGACGTGCCCGTGATCGCCAGCGGCGGCGGCGGCAGCCTGGAACACCTCTTCGACGCCCTCGACAAAGGCCACGCCCACGCCGTGCTGGCCGCCTCGATCTTCCACTACGAACACTTCACCGTGCGCGAGGTGAAAGAATACCTTGCGGCGAAGGGCATTCCAATGCGGCTGAACTAAGCCGGTGTAATTCGAGAAGTGAGATCTTTGCTGGAGTT is part of the Chloroflexota bacterium genome and harbors:
- the hisF gene encoding imidazole glycerol phosphate synthase subunit HisF, yielding MLTTRIIPCLDVHRGRVVRGQQFSADKDAGDPIELAVRYNEQSADELVYYDITASAEERGIFQDLVERTADQLFIPLTVGGGIRTAQDMRRMLRAGADKVSINTAAVENPNLINDGAEGFGSQCTVLSMDVKRVPQADGILKWHVFTHGGRRQTDGEAVPWAIEGVERGAGEIVVNSIDADGTLAGYDLELLADVCAAVDVPVIASGGGGSLEHLFDALDKGHAHAVLAASIFHYEHFTVREVKEYLAAKGIPMRLN